A stretch of the Vigna radiata var. radiata cultivar VC1973A chromosome 9, Vradiata_ver6, whole genome shotgun sequence genome encodes the following:
- the LOC111242480 gene encoding uncharacterized protein LOC111242480, which produces MLLYFKSLADQLSNVGDPISDQRLVLRLLAGLTEAYAGFVTVMQQKDELPSFTTTCSRVKLEETTTKERTTRESGSTTLLTMDEGFSSQPQHHNNNITSSQGRNNTNRGKKNN; this is translated from the coding sequence ATGTTGTTGTACTTCAAATCTCTTGCTGACCAATTATCAAATGTCGGGGATCCTATTTCAGATCAACGTCTTGTGCTTCGCTTGCTCGCTGGCTTAACCGAAGCCTATGCTGGTTTTGTCACGGTTATGCAACAGAAGGATGAATTGCCTAGTTTTACTACAACATGTTCTCGTGTGAAGTTGGAAGAGACCACGACTAAGGAGCGAACAACCCGTGAATCTGGTTCCACTACCCTCTTAACCATGGACGAAGGCTTCTCTTCACAGCCGCAACACCATAACAACAACATCACTTCATCACAGGGTCGTAATAATACCAATCGCGGCAAGAAAAACAACTGA